A window of Bacillaceae bacterium S4-13-56 genomic DNA:
GTCGATGATCAAGGGCGCTTGCGCTTTTCTTATTAAAAAATAATCAAGTAAAATGCTTTATTCCTGTGGAATAATCTCTATCAGAAAAGACAATGGAAGAGAATCTAAAAACCCATCAACCGTTTGCCGTTGGTGGGTTTTTGTATAAAATGCAGGAAGAAGAGAAGAAAGTGAACCAAAAGCACCAAGTATCACAGATCAATGAAAGTCTCAGTATTAGAAGCGGAATTATAACTACCCTTGTATTAGCATTTACGAATAATTATTTTTCTTTATTTGCGATTTCTGTTTTATCAGCAACGAATTATCAGGTAGGCTTAATTTCTTCTTTGCTACAGTTTATAGGGATGTTTGGATCGTTGTTGGCGGCATGGGTTGTCAGTCGGTTAGAAAGGAAAAAAACTGTCGTTGGACTTGCTACATTGATGACTCGGTTATTTCTAATACCGATGGCTTTAGTCGTTTATTTATCTTTAGTGGAATGGAATCATGATAAAGACCATATTCACATCTTATCCAAACTCTGAATTATCAAAGTTCATCCATGTTTATAAGAGTGCAAGTTCTCGATTGATAAAGAGAGATTTTCCGTATATCAAAAAAAGCTATGGAAAAAATGTTCTGGTCAAGGAGTTTCTGCCTGCTTACAACAGGCGGTGCTCCAATGGATACCATCAAAAAATATATCGAAATTCAAGGTCAAAAGTGAGGCGAATGGATAGGACCAAACAAAACAAAGCTTTCAAATTTCGATTGTTGCCAAACAAAGAACAAGCCGTATTTTTAGCCAAAACTTTCGGCTGTGTTCGTTTTGTCTATAACAAGATGTTAACTGAACGCAAGGGAACCTATGAGAAGTTCAAAAACGATAAAGAAGCCCTTAAAAAGCAAAAGTTTCCGACTCCTGCAAAATATAAAGGTGAATTTCCATTCCTAAAAGAAGTGGATTCACTAGCCTTAGCGAACGCACAAATCAACTTGCAGACTACCTATAAGAATTTCTTTGAAGGAAATGCTGAATTTCCAAAGTTCAAGAACCGTAAAGCTAAACAATCCTACACAACTAACTTAGTCAATGGCAACATCGAGAAAGTGGCTAAACTACAAGAAAAGACAGCCAATCAACGTAAGAACTTTCTCCACCACAAATCAAAAGAATTAGCTTCTAATTTTGATGCTGTGGTGATGGAAGACTTGAACATGAAAGGAATGTCACAAGCCCTTCCCTCTGGAAAAAGCGTTCACAGCAATGGTTGGAGCATGTTCACCACTTTCTTAGCGTACAAGCTAAAAGAACAAGGGAAACAGATTGTGAAAATTGATAAGTGGTTTCCTTCCATTAAAAAATGTTCTTGTTGTGGTGCAGAAAAGCCTATGTCGCTATCTGAACGTACATATCATTGTTCATGTGGTTACGTGGCAGATCGTGACTACAATTCAGCTATCAACATCAAAAATGAAGGATTAAGATTATTAGCGTTATCATAGAAACAATAACTTTTGGAACAAGAGGGTTAGCTCGGTCAGTTTTCGTTGGCTAGTAAAAGCAACGATAAGTCGAGAAGCACCCACTTCAAGCGACCCGTAAGGATGGGAAGTGGTGGGAGTAGTTCACTGGGTGGATTGTATTTTAACTTTGCTTGGCAAATGGCTTGGTCACTATTTAGTATCTATCAAATTAAGTATGCAGGTGCCACTGGGTTTTGG
This region includes:
- a CDS encoding transposase, producing MDRTKQNKAFKFRLLPNKEQAVFLAKTFGCVRFVYNKMLTERKGTYEKFKNDKEALKKQKFPTPAKYKGEFPFLKEVDSLALANAQINLQTTYKNFFEGNAEFPKFKNRKAKQSYTTNLVNGNIEKVAKLQEKTANQRKNFLHHKSKELASNFDAVVMEDLNMKGMSQALPSGKSVHSNGWSMFTTFLAYKLKEQGKQIVKIDKWFPSIKKCSCCGAEKPMSLSERTYHCSCGYVADRDYNSAINIKNEGLRLLALS